In Roseomonas fluvialis, one genomic interval encodes:
- a CDS encoding aminotransferase, with translation MTLPLSPRIQATQTPPIPAVREWAARYDGRAGPVLDLTQAVPGYPPHPDLLAKLAEAAGSRAAAGYGPIDGDPDLRAALADDMARFYGARLTTADVAITSGGNLAFTMAMSVLAGQGEAVMLPTPWYFNHRMALSALGIPCVPLECRAEDGFIPDPDRAAALMAGVRAIVLVTPNNPTGAVYPPAVIARFAELARAHGAWLVLDETYRDFLSPAQSPPHALFADPAWGEGFVHLYSFSKAYCVPGHRVGAIAAGAGFRVELMKALDTLQINAPKAAQAALAWGVKALRDWRAANRDLMAGRAEAFRRAAAQLPGWRLDSLGAYFAYMRLPDDAPDAVALAERLAVERGLLGLPGPFFGPGQDRHLRLAFANAEESVIAQVPARL, from the coding sequence ATGACCCTGCCACTCTCGCCCCGAATCCAGGCCACCCAGACACCGCCGATCCCGGCGGTACGCGAATGGGCGGCGCGCTATGACGGGCGCGCGGGGCCGGTGTTGGACCTGACGCAGGCGGTGCCGGGTTATCCGCCGCATCCCGACCTGCTGGCGAAGCTGGCCGAGGCGGCGGGCAGCCGTGCGGCCGCCGGCTACGGACCGATCGACGGCGACCCCGATTTGCGCGCCGCGCTGGCGGACGACATGGCGCGCTTCTACGGCGCGCGACTCACGACCGCGGATGTCGCGATCACCTCGGGCGGCAACCTCGCCTTCACCATGGCCATGAGCGTGCTGGCCGGACAGGGCGAGGCAGTGATGCTGCCCACGCCCTGGTACTTCAACCACCGCATGGCGCTGTCGGCGCTCGGCATTCCCTGCGTGCCGCTGGAATGCCGAGCGGAGGACGGCTTCATCCCCGATCCGGACCGCGCCGCCGCGCTGATGGCGGGCGTGCGCGCCATCGTTCTTGTCACGCCGAACAACCCGACCGGGGCGGTCTATCCGCCGGCCGTGATCGCGCGCTTCGCGGAACTGGCGCGCGCGCACGGCGCCTGGCTGGTGCTGGACGAGACCTATCGCGACTTCCTCAGCCCCGCGCAGTCGCCACCGCATGCGCTGTTCGCCGACCCCGCCTGGGGCGAGGGCTTCGTGCACCTGTATTCCTTCTCGAAGGCGTATTGCGTGCCGGGGCATCGCGTCGGCGCCATTGCCGCGGGGGCGGGCTTTCGCGTCGAACTGATGAAGGCGCTCGACACGCTGCAGATCAATGCGCCGAAGGCGGCGCAGGCGGCGCTGGCCTGGGGGGTGAAGGCGCTGCGTGACTGGCGGGCGGCGAACCGCGACCTGATGGCCGGGCGGGCCGAGGCCTTCCGCCGCGCCGCCGCACAATTGCCGGGCTGGCGGCTGGACAGCCTCGGCGCCTATTTCGCTTACATGCGCCTGCCCGACGACGCGCCCGATGCGGTCGCGCTGGCGGAGCGCCTGGCGGTGGAACGCGGGCTGCTCGGCCTGCCGGGGCCGTTCTTCGGGCCCGGGCAGGACCGCCACCTGCGCCTCGCCTTCGCCAATGCGGAGGAGAGTGTGATCGCGCAGGTGCCGGCGCGGCTGTAG
- a CDS encoding TadE/TadG family type IV pilus assembly protein, translated as MKAIRNRRGAVAAMSAIVMIGVIGFAGLAIDLTRIWLANARLKTAIDAASLVAARRIAEPEAQRNALVENIYWANYRQNGTSANYLLATATQPVITQLDNNRIQVSGTTVVPTTLFSIIERRNTTVSDSAVARRQVTGLELALVLDVTGSMASNNNIVALRDAATNLVNRVFDTQNAAEPNVFVSVVPYTAMVNIGSQRTNWLQPGSLNPNDFLPTVWRGCVEARTGGTLTPNNYPVSADQDDTPPSVVGFRPFFWPSNRYPLSYDRNLLGQIQYAPNGNPYVWVYRGNGNPPPRLRVYAGGTSPEDLRATDIPVIRGDNAWIPGAGGTVVSNWNPTPAWSTAVWEHNPEAPDADQPAGGADNERRGPNVGCGRAVLPLTSNRQAVLDQIAALRAVRRGGTMANLGLQLGWGTISPRWRADWNLAETWETRQLPLDYNTRAMDKSIVLMTDGENQWFDWGGGAPGACGTGVQGCATLTNPAPPPVVPVYTAGTDADQNAYGRLASGGATGNRIGIANPTAGPGGTAVTDPTNGINARMTRLCQAVRADDPATGRPRNINVYTILFVNNPSATVVNLYRNCASRPENYFLAENQAQLAAAFATIAGQLANLRLLE; from the coding sequence ATGAAGGCCATCCGGAACCGCCGCGGTGCCGTCGCGGCCATGAGCGCGATCGTAATGATCGGAGTCATCGGGTTCGCCGGCCTTGCCATCGACCTCACGCGCATCTGGCTGGCCAATGCGCGACTCAAGACCGCGATCGACGCGGCATCCCTGGTCGCGGCGCGGCGCATCGCCGAACCCGAGGCGCAGCGCAATGCGCTGGTCGAGAACATCTACTGGGCGAACTACCGCCAGAACGGCACCAGCGCGAACTACCTGCTGGCCACCGCGACCCAGCCGGTCATCACGCAACTCGACAACAACCGAATCCAGGTGAGCGGCACCACGGTGGTGCCGACAACGCTGTTCAGCATCATCGAACGGCGCAACACGACGGTGAGCGACAGCGCGGTGGCGCGCCGCCAGGTGACAGGGCTGGAACTGGCGCTGGTCCTCGACGTCACGGGATCGATGGCGAGCAACAACAACATCGTGGCGCTGCGCGATGCGGCGACCAACCTGGTGAACCGCGTGTTCGACACGCAGAACGCGGCCGAGCCCAACGTGTTCGTCTCGGTGGTGCCCTACACCGCGATGGTGAACATCGGCAGCCAGCGCACGAACTGGCTGCAGCCGGGCAGCCTGAACCCGAATGATTTCCTGCCGACCGTCTGGCGCGGCTGCGTCGAGGCGCGCACCGGCGGCACACTCACCCCGAACAACTACCCGGTCAGCGCAGACCAGGACGACACGCCGCCCAGCGTCGTCGGCTTCCGGCCGTTCTTCTGGCCGTCGAACCGCTACCCGCTCAGCTATGACCGCAATCTGCTGGGCCAGATCCAGTACGCGCCCAACGGCAACCCCTATGTCTGGGTCTATCGCGGCAACGGCAATCCGCCGCCGCGCTTGCGCGTCTATGCCGGCGGCACGTCGCCTGAGGACCTGCGGGCCACCGACATTCCGGTGATCCGCGGGGACAATGCCTGGATTCCCGGCGCGGGCGGCACCGTGGTGTCGAACTGGAACCCGACACCCGCCTGGAGCACGGCGGTCTGGGAACACAATCCGGAAGCGCCGGACGCCGACCAGCCGGCCGGCGGCGCGGACAATGAGCGCCGCGGCCCCAATGTCGGCTGTGGTCGGGCGGTGCTGCCGCTCACGAGCAACCGACAGGCCGTGCTCGACCAGATTGCCGCGCTGCGCGCCGTCCGCCGCGGCGGCACCATGGCGAACCTGGGACTGCAGCTCGGCTGGGGCACCATCTCGCCGCGCTGGCGCGCCGACTGGAATCTCGCCGAGACCTGGGAAACCCGGCAGCTGCCGCTCGACTACAACACACGAGCCATGGACAAGAGCATCGTGCTCATGACTGATGGTGAGAACCAGTGGTTCGACTGGGGGGGTGGCGCGCCGGGCGCGTGCGGCACGGGTGTGCAAGGCTGCGCGACCCTGACAAACCCGGCCCCGCCGCCCGTCGTCCCTGTCTACACCGCCGGCACCGATGCCGACCAGAACGCCTATGGGCGCCTCGCGAGCGGTGGGGCGACCGGCAACCGCATCGGCATCGCGAACCCGACCGCCGGCCCGGGCGGCACCGCCGTGACCGATCCAACCAACGGCATCAATGCCCGCATGACGCGCCTGTGCCAGGCCGTGCGCGCCGACGACCCGGCGACAGGCCGCCCGCGGAACATCAACGTCTACACCATCCTGTTCGTGAACAACCCCTCGGCAACGGTCGTCAACCTCTACCGCAACTGCGCCAGCCGGCCGGAGAACTACTTCCTGGCGGAAAACCAGGCGCAGCTTGCCGCGGCCTTCGCCACCATCGCCGGCCAGCTCGCCAACCTCCGCCTGCTGGAATAG
- a CDS encoding DNA-3-methyladenine glycosylase family protein produces the protein MALGRQDPDFAGIEDRAGPLPWRSRDPGFAGLLRTICGQMISNQAAAAIWGRLSALPGALDPAGMLALGDDALRGAGLSRPKVAHVRALAAAVLDGRLDVAVLRDAPDEVAIAAISAIPGLGPWTAQVHLVFGFDRPDVFPTGDVALAASVAHLKALQARPTPRALAEIARAWSPYRSLAARLLWHHWRHATGRPAGEAP, from the coding sequence ATGGCGCTCGGCCGCCAGGACCCGGACTTCGCCGGCATCGAGGACCGCGCCGGCCCGCTGCCCTGGCGCTCGCGCGATCCTGGCTTCGCCGGGCTGCTGCGCACCATCTGCGGGCAGATGATCAGCAACCAGGCCGCCGCGGCGATCTGGGGGCGGCTGTCGGCGCTGCCGGGCGCGCTGGACCCGGCCGGGATGCTGGCGCTCGGGGATGACGCGCTGCGCGGCGCGGGGCTGTCGCGGCCAAAGGTGGCGCATGTGCGCGCGCTGGCCGCCGCGGTGCTGGACGGGCGGCTCGATGTCGCGGTGCTGCGCGACGCGCCGGATGAGGTGGCGATCGCGGCGATCTCGGCCATTCCGGGCCTCGGCCCCTGGACCGCGCAGGTGCACCTGGTGTTCGGCTTCGACCGGCCGGACGTGTTCCCCACCGGGGACGTGGCGCTGGCGGCGAGTGTCGCGCATCTGAAGGCGCTGCAGGCGCGCCCGACGCCGCGCGCGCTGGCGGAGATCGCCCGCGCCTGGTCCCCCTATCGATCGCTGGCGGCACGGCTGCTGTGGCACCACTGGCGGCACGCGACGGGACGCCCGGCGGGCGAGGCGCCGTGA
- a CDS encoding TadE/TadG family type IV pilus assembly protein, with product MSHSKTRRAEHGLFRRGRRGVAASEFALMVPIFFIIVLCTADVMRLFRAQLRMEMIAVQVGQVVSQCNPITDPGDIDAFWALAARIGGGLVDVNSATGGAMIISAVSLNTATNRNRINWRRRTGNADIGSVLGPAAEGGEPILRGTNDAAFLLPAGQTLIVFEANAVVIPWVLSAGLIGTALDRRIRGVTMFLTRIADPARAQTPPVNSNATDCTA from the coding sequence ATGAGCCATTCGAAAACGCGTCGTGCTGAGCACGGCCTGTTTCGGCGCGGGCGCCGAGGCGTTGCCGCCTCGGAATTCGCGCTGATGGTGCCGATCTTCTTCATCATCGTGCTTTGCACGGCCGACGTCATGCGCCTGTTCCGTGCACAGCTCCGCATGGAAATGATCGCGGTGCAGGTCGGCCAGGTGGTGTCGCAGTGCAACCCCATCACCGATCCCGGCGACATCGACGCATTCTGGGCTCTCGCTGCGCGGATCGGCGGTGGATTGGTGGACGTGAATTCCGCCACCGGCGGGGCGATGATCATCTCGGCGGTCAGCCTCAACACCGCAACCAACCGGAATCGAATCAACTGGCGGCGCCGCACCGGCAACGCGGACATCGGCAGCGTGCTCGGCCCTGCCGCGGAGGGCGGGGAGCCGATCCTGCGGGGGACCAACGACGCGGCCTTCCTGCTCCCTGCGGGCCAGACGCTGATTGTCTTCGAGGCCAACGCGGTGGTGATACCCTGGGTGCTCAGCGCCGGGCTGATCGGTACCGCTCTCGACCGGCGGATCAGGGGCGTCACCATGTTCCTCACCCGCATCGCCGATCCGGCGCGGGCTCAGACGCCGCCCGTCAACTCCAACGCCACGGACTGCACCGCATGA
- a CDS encoding response regulator, whose protein sequence is MDSAPHILVVDDDREIRDLLSRFLEKQGMRVTAARDAREARRVWPLGRYHLVVLDLMMPGEPGLDFARWLRTQSDVPIVILTAMGEETDRIVGLELGADDYVAKPFNPRELLARIRAVLRRANGEGPAKEPPAKTIRFAGWTLEPVLRRLLNPEGAEVPLTGGEYELLLVLVERPNRVLTRDMLMDLLRGRQAGPFDRAIDVAVSRLRRKLEDDGRNPTLIKTVRGGGYVLAATVERG, encoded by the coding sequence ATGGACTCCGCACCGCATATCCTCGTGGTCGATGACGACCGCGAGATCCGCGACCTGCTCTCACGCTTCCTCGAGAAGCAGGGCATGCGCGTCACGGCTGCCAGGGACGCGCGCGAGGCTCGCCGCGTCTGGCCGCTCGGGCGCTACCACCTGGTGGTGCTCGACCTGATGATGCCGGGGGAACCGGGACTCGATTTCGCGCGCTGGCTGCGCACGCAATCGGACGTGCCCATCGTGATCCTGACCGCGATGGGGGAGGAGACCGACCGCATCGTGGGCCTCGAGCTCGGCGCCGACGACTACGTCGCCAAGCCCTTCAACCCGCGCGAACTGCTGGCGCGCATCCGCGCCGTGCTGCGCCGCGCGAATGGCGAAGGCCCGGCGAAGGAGCCGCCCGCCAAGACCATCCGCTTCGCCGGCTGGACGCTGGAGCCCGTGCTGCGCCGCCTGCTGAACCCCGAAGGTGCCGAGGTGCCGCTCACCGGCGGCGAATACGAACTGCTGCTGGTGCTGGTGGAACGGCCCAACCGCGTGCTGACGCGCGACATGCTGATGGACCTGCTGCGCGGTCGCCAGGCGGGGCCCTTCGACCGCGCGATCGATGTCGCCGTGTCGCGGCTTCGGCGGAAGCTGGAAGACGACGGGCGCAATCCCACGCTGATCAAGACCGTGCGCGGCGGTGGCTACGTGCTGGCTGCGACGGTCGAGCGTGGCTGA
- a CDS encoding ATP-binding protein, whose product MAERRRRFRLPSSLGGRTAFWLIVALMVVQAAGLTIHALDRVDLQRFIHAREIAGRAFGAWRTAVLAPTDRREQMLADLDLPEGLSVDLAHQPAVRAGAPQPPPHVMRLFRLDLVNSGPPRLRPREARVAALPPGGFQASLRLPDGEWLNVRVEMPPPRPWHSATFLAAFVVMTVAAVLLILWAVARLTRPVRLLAEAADRLGRDVNAPPLPEGGPSEVATAARAFNVMAGRIQRFVADRTQMLAAIGHDLRTPITRLRLRAEFMDDDEQRRKMLSDLDEMEQMIAATLAFARDDAAAEPATPIDLAALCRTVADEAADARPELAEAIAFDGPERLTVRARPIAMKRALANLVSNALAYGGAARLHLSAPEGGVVRLAVEDDGPGIPEAELEAVFAPFRRLEASRNRETGGTGLGLTIARNILRAHGGDVVLANRPGGGLRAVASLPA is encoded by the coding sequence GTGGCTGAACGCCGCCGCCGCTTCCGGCTGCCCTCGAGCCTCGGCGGCCGCACCGCCTTCTGGCTGATCGTCGCGCTGATGGTGGTGCAGGCGGCGGGGCTGACCATCCATGCGCTGGATCGCGTCGACCTGCAGCGCTTCATCCATGCGCGGGAGATCGCCGGGCGCGCCTTCGGCGCGTGGCGTACCGCGGTGCTCGCCCCGACCGACCGGCGCGAGCAGATGCTGGCTGACCTCGACCTGCCGGAAGGGCTCAGCGTCGACCTTGCGCACCAGCCCGCCGTGCGCGCCGGCGCGCCGCAGCCGCCCCCGCATGTGATGCGCCTGTTCCGGCTCGACCTGGTGAATTCCGGCCCGCCGCGGCTGCGCCCGCGGGAGGCGCGCGTCGCCGCCCTGCCGCCCGGTGGCTTCCAGGCTTCCCTGCGCCTGCCCGATGGCGAATGGCTGAACGTGCGGGTCGAGATGCCGCCGCCGCGGCCTTGGCATTCCGCCACCTTCCTCGCGGCCTTCGTGGTGATGACGGTGGCGGCGGTGCTGCTGATCCTGTGGGCGGTGGCGCGCCTCACGCGGCCGGTGCGGCTGCTCGCGGAAGCTGCCGACCGGCTCGGGCGCGACGTGAACGCGCCGCCCCTGCCCGAGGGCGGGCCGTCCGAGGTGGCAACCGCCGCACGCGCCTTCAACGTGATGGCCGGGAGGATCCAGCGCTTCGTGGCCGACCGCACGCAGATGCTGGCGGCGATCGGGCATGATCTGCGCACGCCCATCACGCGGCTGCGCCTGCGCGCCGAATTCATGGACGACGACGAGCAGCGACGGAAGATGCTGTCCGACCTCGATGAGATGGAACAGATGATCGCCGCGACTCTGGCCTTCGCGCGGGACGATGCGGCAGCCGAACCCGCGACGCCGATCGACCTGGCCGCGCTGTGCCGCACCGTGGCCGACGAAGCCGCGGATGCCCGCCCCGAACTGGCCGAGGCCATCGCCTTCGATGGCCCCGAGCGCCTGACGGTGCGCGCGCGTCCCATCGCGATGAAGCGCGCCCTGGCGAACCTGGTCAGTAATGCGCTGGCCTATGGCGGCGCGGCGCGGCTGCACCTGTCCGCGCCGGAGGGCGGCGTGGTGCGCCTGGCGGTCGAGGATGACGGCCCCGGCATTCCGGAGGCCGAACTCGAGGCGGTCTTCGCCCCCTTCCGCAGGCTCGAGGCAAGCCGCAATCGCGAGACCGGCGGCACCGGGCTGGGGCTGACCATCGCACGCAACATCCTGCGCGCGCATGGCGGCGACGTGGTGCTGGCCAACCGGCCCGGCGGCGGGCTGCGCGCGGTGGCGAGCCTGCCGGCGTGA
- a CDS encoding TadE family protein encodes MRLPPPHPPLSAAPAGRIGPLALVRRTFLQRRGASASEFAIIAGPFFIMILAICEAAWQLATGAALDHAALKASRFGGTGANSIPAWQRGSTPVENMPTCRSAGIGWMVSQSTGSLIKQGANLTVTTNAWSNLGGLASAGTPSAGTGSQITSYTIRYRQPFITGGIAGLIWGGDSFTHQTTIVIKNEPFENASC; translated from the coding sequence ATGCGGCTCCCCCCCCCGCACCCGCCGCTTTCCGCAGCGCCGGCTGGTCGCATCGGCCCGCTGGCGCTGGTCCGGCGCACCTTCCTGCAGCGGCGCGGCGCGTCGGCGTCGGAGTTCGCCATCATCGCCGGGCCGTTCTTCATCATGATCCTGGCGATATGCGAAGCCGCCTGGCAGCTCGCTACCGGTGCCGCGCTCGACCATGCCGCGCTGAAGGCGAGCCGCTTCGGCGGCACGGGGGCGAATTCCATCCCGGCCTGGCAGCGCGGCAGCACGCCGGTCGAAAACATGCCGACCTGCCGCAGCGCGGGCATCGGCTGGATGGTTTCGCAGTCGACGGGAAGTCTGATCAAGCAGGGCGCCAACCTGACAGTGACGACCAATGCGTGGAGTAACCTTGGCGGACTGGCCAGCGCCGGCACCCCCAGCGCCGGCACGGGCAGCCAGATCACCTCCTACACCATCCGCTACCGCCAGCCCTTCATCACTGGCGGCATCGCCGGCCTGATCTGGGGCGGCGATTCCTTCACCCACCAGACCACGATCGTGATCAAGAATGAGCCATTCGAAAACGCGTCGTGCTGA